Proteins encoded together in one Streptomyces umbrinus window:
- a CDS encoding sensor histidine kinase yields the protein MSAPRLVDVLLVALAALDVWWQLDRDTPVEVVLSVAACAALAVRRRFPLPVFLLSLPAALFSSVVVAPLAALYTLAERSRDRRLLMVCATASAAASAMPWPLSEYASDDRTWTFVNFVYLLATAAAPVFLGQLVQARRDAAVRLVEIEEVREHERLLHAQNMLARERAQLTREMHDVVSHQVSLIAVRAGALQVGAPDSGTREAARTIRELGVTTLDELRHMVTPLRASGGRTTELTPQPTLADLRQLIDTSGIEVSLEGELPPGIGAPVQRAVYRSVQEALTNVRKHAPGATATVQLWHRGDELGVTVTNTPPTRSTLELPGSQQGLIGLGERAENLDGSFEAGRTADGGYRARLRLPATTD from the coding sequence CTGTCGGCTCCCCGGCTCGTCGACGTGCTGCTCGTCGCCCTGGCGGCGCTGGACGTGTGGTGGCAGCTCGACCGGGACACCCCGGTCGAGGTGGTTCTCTCGGTCGCCGCCTGCGCGGCGCTCGCCGTTCGGCGGCGCTTCCCGCTGCCCGTCTTCCTGCTGTCGCTGCCCGCCGCGCTGTTCTCGTCGGTCGTGGTGGCACCCCTGGCCGCCCTCTACACACTGGCCGAACGCAGCCGGGACCGCCGCCTGTTGATGGTCTGCGCCACCGCGTCGGCGGCGGCCTCCGCCATGCCGTGGCCGCTGTCGGAGTACGCGTCGGACGACCGCACCTGGACCTTCGTCAACTTCGTCTACCTGCTGGCGACCGCGGCCGCCCCGGTCTTCCTGGGTCAGTTGGTCCAGGCCCGGCGCGACGCCGCGGTCCGGCTGGTCGAGATCGAGGAGGTACGCGAGCACGAGCGGCTGCTGCACGCCCAGAACATGCTGGCCCGCGAACGGGCCCAGCTGACAAGGGAGATGCACGACGTCGTCTCCCACCAGGTGAGCCTCATCGCCGTACGGGCCGGGGCGTTGCAGGTCGGCGCGCCGGACTCCGGCACTCGCGAGGCAGCCCGGACGATCCGTGAGCTCGGCGTCACGACGCTCGACGAACTGCGGCACATGGTCACGCCGTTGCGGGCCTCAGGCGGCCGTACGACCGAGCTGACCCCGCAGCCGACGCTCGCGGACCTGCGGCAACTGATCGACACGAGCGGTATCGAGGTGAGCCTGGAGGGCGAACTCCCGCCCGGTATCGGGGCCCCGGTCCAGCGCGCGGTCTACCGGAGCGTGCAGGAGGCCCTCACGAACGTACGCAAACACGCGCCCGGCGCGACGGCGACCGTACAGCTGTGGCACCGGGGCGACGAGCTGGGCGTGACCGTAACGAACACTCCGCCGACCCGTTCCACCCTCGAACTGCCCGGCTCACAACAGGGGTTGATCGGTCTGGGCGAACGGGCCGAGAACCTCGACGGCTCCTTCGAGGCGGGCCGGACGGCGGACGGCGGCTACCGGGCCCGACTGCGACTGCCGGCGACGACGGACTGA
- a CDS encoding DUF397 domain-containing protein, producing MDKHELSAATWTKSTYSDANGGACIEIAPGIPDIVPVRDSKNPTGPTLLIQRSAWAAFVAAVR from the coding sequence ATGGACAAGCACGAGCTGAGCGCGGCGACTTGGACCAAGAGCACCTACAGCGACGCCAACGGCGGAGCCTGCATCGAAATCGCCCCCGGCATCCCCGACATCGTCCCCGTCCGTGACAGCAAGAACCCCACCGGCCCCACCCTGCTCATCCAGCGGAGCGCCTGGGCGGCGTTCGTGGCGGCCGTCCGGTAG
- a CDS encoding DMT family transporter, translated as MATDSTSERKGTAQLTAAMVLSGTLGIFVVESGASPFNVVFFRVLFGALALGAYALARGYFRDHGLTPRKLGLAALGGLFIVFNWVFLFQSYENTSISVATVVYHTQPFYVVLLGALLFRERLTAAKAGWIALAFVGLILVSGVRPSDFTGGDGTYLLGVGQALLAALLYGLSTLVTKRITGVRPHLIALVQVVVGIPLLLPFADFGAMSGTGADWGWLVGLGVIHTGLMYVLMYAAYAQLPTAKIAVLAFTYPAVAMVADWAVYGHHIGLVQALGVPLIVAASLKVTLARQPASAPAPRTAARAPEAASRTATPAEF; from the coding sequence ATGGCTACAGACAGCACGTCCGAGCGCAAGGGCACAGCCCAGCTGACCGCCGCGATGGTCCTCTCCGGAACCCTCGGGATCTTCGTCGTGGAGTCGGGCGCCTCGCCCTTCAACGTCGTGTTCTTCCGCGTCCTCTTCGGCGCCCTGGCACTCGGCGCGTACGCCCTCGCCCGCGGCTACTTCCGCGACCACGGGCTCACCCCGCGCAAGCTCGGACTCGCGGCCCTCGGCGGCCTGTTCATCGTCTTCAACTGGGTCTTCCTCTTCCAGTCGTACGAGAACACGTCGATCTCGGTCGCGACCGTCGTCTACCACACGCAGCCGTTCTACGTGGTGCTGCTCGGCGCCCTCCTCTTCCGCGAACGCCTCACCGCCGCGAAGGCCGGCTGGATCGCGCTCGCCTTCGTGGGCCTGATCCTCGTCTCCGGCGTCAGGCCCTCGGACTTCACGGGCGGCGACGGCACGTACCTCCTGGGCGTCGGCCAGGCCCTCCTCGCCGCGCTCCTCTACGGCCTCTCCACCCTCGTCACCAAGCGCATCACGGGCGTACGCCCGCACCTCATCGCCCTCGTCCAGGTCGTCGTCGGAATCCCGCTGCTGCTGCCGTTCGCCGACTTCGGCGCGATGAGCGGCACGGGCGCCGACTGGGGCTGGCTGGTCGGTCTCGGGGTCATCCACACGGGCCTGATGTACGTCCTGATGTACGCCGCCTACGCCCAGCTGCCGACCGCCAAGATCGCCGTGCTCGCCTTCACCTACCCGGCGGTGGCGATGGTCGCGGACTGGGCGGTGTACGGACACCACATCGGGCTCGTCCAGGCACTCGGCGTCCCGCTGATCGTGGCCGCGAGCCTGAAGGTCACCCTTGCTCGGCAACCAGCTTCCGCGCCTGCTCCACGAACAGCCGCGCGTGCGCCGGAAGCCGCTTCCCGGACCGCCACGCCAGCTGAGTTCTGA
- a CDS encoding LysR family transcriptional regulator, with translation MEIRLLVTFEKVATVLSFTQAAAELKYAQSSVTSQIRALESSLGVQLFDRLGSRIRLTEAGDRLLPYARQIIELSEEARAAVVGTEEPSGTLTVGTMESLTSYRLSPLLELFHHRYPGVRLSMRPTLGDETRQALRQGTYDVGFLMERETEHAGLEVIPLTEEPLALVAAPGHSLAGAAVTTVSTADLVREPLLATEPGCAYRDLFEEELNTRSAEPVSFMEFGTIEATKRAAAAGLGIALLPAVTVAEELADGRLVALPWEPPFTLRTQLAWRSGKRLPAHARLFVEQARKLVAEQG, from the coding sequence GTGGAGATCCGTCTGCTGGTCACCTTCGAGAAGGTCGCGACCGTGCTGAGCTTCACGCAGGCGGCGGCCGAGCTGAAGTACGCCCAGTCCAGCGTGACCAGCCAGATCCGCGCCCTGGAGTCCTCGCTCGGGGTGCAGCTCTTCGACCGGCTCGGCAGCCGCATCCGGCTGACCGAGGCGGGCGACCGGCTCCTCCCCTACGCCCGGCAGATCATCGAGCTGAGCGAGGAGGCACGGGCGGCGGTCGTCGGTACGGAGGAGCCCTCGGGCACGCTGACGGTCGGCACGATGGAGTCGCTGACGTCCTACCGCCTGTCCCCGCTCCTCGAACTGTTCCACCACCGCTATCCCGGGGTGCGGCTGTCCATGCGTCCGACGCTGGGCGACGAGACCCGGCAGGCGCTGCGGCAGGGCACGTACGACGTGGGTTTCCTGATGGAGCGGGAGACGGAGCACGCGGGTCTTGAGGTCATACCGCTCACGGAGGAGCCGCTGGCGCTGGTGGCGGCCCCCGGCCATTCCCTGGCGGGAGCGGCGGTGACGACCGTGTCGACCGCCGATCTCGTACGCGAGCCGCTGCTGGCCACCGAACCGGGCTGCGCCTACCGGGACCTGTTCGAGGAGGAGCTCAACACCCGGTCCGCGGAGCCGGTCTCGTTCATGGAGTTCGGCACGATCGAGGCGACCAAGCGGGCGGCGGCGGCCGGCCTCGGCATCGCCCTCCTGCCCGCGGTGACGGTGGCGGAGGAGCTTGCCGACGGCCGGCTCGTGGCCCTGCCCTGGGAGCCGCCCTTCACTCTCAGAACTCAGCTGGCGTGGCGGTCCGGGAAGCGGCTTCCGGCGCACGCGCGGCTGTTCGTGGAGCAGGCGCGGAAGCTGGTTGCCGAGCAAGGGTGA
- a CDS encoding PLD nuclease N-terminal domain-containing protein: protein MLRVLMILVPLGLSIYAFIDCITTDEKDIRYIPKPLWAILVLLFPLVGSISWLIVGHQRKPRGLSSGRGGWVAPDDNPEFLKSLKDDSGENDSGKDDDPADAVTDDEAHLKNWEDDLRRREEELKRREGGSGDGPDDSTPPKP from the coding sequence ATGCTTCGGGTGCTGATGATTCTGGTGCCGTTGGGGCTCAGCATCTATGCGTTCATCGACTGCATCACCACCGACGAGAAGGACATCCGCTACATCCCGAAGCCCCTCTGGGCGATCCTCGTGCTGCTGTTCCCGCTCGTCGGCTCCATCTCCTGGCTGATCGTCGGCCACCAGCGCAAGCCGCGCGGCCTCTCCTCCGGCCGGGGCGGCTGGGTCGCGCCCGACGACAACCCGGAGTTCCTGAAGTCCCTCAAGGACGACAGCGGCGAGAACGACAGCGGCAAGGACGACGACCCGGCGGACGCCGTGACGGACGACGAGGCGCACCTCAAGAACTGGGAGGACGACCTCCGCCGCCGCGAGGAGGAGCTGAAGCGCCGCGAGGGCGGTTCGGGCGACGGCCCGGACGACTCCACCCCGCCGAAGCCCTGA
- a CDS encoding menaquinone biosynthesis decarboxylase, producing MAYDDLRSLLRALEREGDLKRIKAEVDPYLEVGEIVDRVQKAGGPALLFENVRGSAMPLAMNVFGTDRRLLKSLGLKSYEEISEKIGGLLRPELPQGFIGVREAFGKLGAMTHVPPKKIKSDNAPVHEVVLQGDEVDLDRLPALFTWPKDGGSFFNLGLTHTKDPESGIRNLGLYRLQRHDKRTIGMHWQIHKDSRNHYQVAARKGERLPVAIAFGCPPAVTYASTAPLPGDIDEYLFAGFVQGKRIEMVDCKTVPLQVPAQAEVVLEGWLEPGEMLPEGPFGDHTGFYTPQEPFPALTIDCVTMRKRPLLQSIVVGRPPTEDGPLGRATERFFLPLLKIIVPDIVDYHLPEAGGFHNCAIVAIDKKYPKHAQKVMHAVWGAHMMSLTKLIVVVDSDCDVHDLHEVAWRALGNTDYSRDLTVVEGPVDHLDHSSYQQFWGGKAGIDATRKWPEEGYTRDGGWPDMVLSDPETAAKVDRRWKEYGLS from the coding sequence ATGGCTTACGACGATCTTCGCTCCCTGCTCCGGGCGCTTGAGCGTGAGGGCGACCTCAAGCGCATCAAGGCCGAGGTGGACCCGTATCTGGAGGTCGGGGAGATCGTCGACCGCGTCCAGAAGGCGGGCGGCCCCGCCCTGCTCTTCGAGAACGTGCGCGGGTCGGCGATGCCGCTCGCGATGAACGTCTTCGGGACGGACCGCCGGCTCCTCAAGTCGCTCGGCCTGAAGTCGTACGAGGAGATCAGCGAGAAGATCGGCGGACTGCTCAGGCCCGAGCTGCCGCAGGGGTTCATCGGCGTGCGCGAGGCCTTCGGGAAGCTCGGCGCCATGACCCACGTACCGCCGAAGAAGATCAAGTCCGACAACGCGCCGGTGCACGAGGTCGTGCTGCAGGGCGACGAGGTCGATCTGGACCGGTTGCCGGCCCTCTTCACCTGGCCCAAGGACGGCGGGTCCTTCTTCAACCTGGGCCTGACCCACACCAAGGACCCGGAGAGCGGTATCCGCAATCTCGGGCTCTACCGCCTCCAGCGCCACGACAAGCGCACCATCGGCATGCACTGGCAGATCCACAAGGACAGCCGCAACCACTACCAGGTGGCCGCGCGGAAGGGCGAGCGGCTGCCCGTCGCGATCGCCTTCGGCTGTCCGCCGGCGGTGACGTACGCGTCCACGGCCCCCCTGCCCGGCGACATCGACGAGTACCTCTTCGCCGGGTTCGTCCAGGGCAAGCGGATCGAGATGGTCGACTGCAAGACCGTGCCGCTGCAGGTCCCGGCGCAGGCCGAGGTCGTACTGGAGGGGTGGCTGGAGCCCGGCGAGATGCTCCCGGAAGGACCCTTCGGCGACCACACCGGGTTCTACACGCCGCAGGAGCCCTTCCCCGCCCTCACCATCGACTGCGTGACGATGCGCAAGCGGCCGCTGCTCCAGTCGATCGTGGTCGGCCGGCCGCCGACGGAGGACGGTCCGCTGGGCCGGGCGACGGAGCGGTTCTTCCTCCCCCTCCTCAAGATCATCGTGCCGGACATCGTGGACTACCACCTCCCCGAGGCCGGCGGTTTCCACAACTGCGCGATCGTCGCGATCGACAAGAAGTACCCGAAGCACGCCCAGAAGGTGATGCACGCCGTCTGGGGCGCCCACATGATGTCCCTGACCAAACTGATCGTGGTCGTCGACTCCGACTGCGACGTCCACGACCTGCACGAGGTCGCGTGGCGCGCGCTGGGGAACACGGACTACTCCCGTGACCTCACCGTCGTAGAGGGGCCGGTCGACCACCTCGACCACTCCTCGTACCAGCAGTTCTGGGGCGGCAAGGCGGGCATCGACGCGACGAGGAAGTGGCCCGAGGAGGGGTACACACGGGACGGCGGCTGGCCCGACATGGTGCTGTCCGACCCGGAGACGGCGGCGAAGGTCGACCGCCGGTGGAAGGAGTACGGACTCTCGTGA
- the mqnP gene encoding menaquinone biosynthesis prenyltransferase MqnP, with translation MSSASAAIPQPRPGRTKAFLRLVMIEHSVFALPFAYIAALTAMFTVDGNIHWGRLLLVTVAMVGLRTFAMAANRIIDREIDARNPRTAHRELVTGAMSVKHAWTGALVALVFFLGAAALLNPLCLALAPIAVIPMVVYPYGKRFTNFPQAILGLAQAMGPIGGWLAITGEWSWDAVILGLAVGIWIGGFDLIYACQDVKTDREIGVLSVPARFGIPAAVWGARVCHTLTTALFVWYALATDAGTFFWIGLVIVAGAFLYEHSIVRPHDLSRVNRAFFSVNGFIGIALFACALLDLLVRGLTV, from the coding sequence GTGAGCAGTGCATCAGCCGCGATCCCCCAGCCCCGGCCGGGGCGCACCAAGGCGTTCCTGCGCCTCGTCATGATCGAGCACTCCGTCTTCGCGCTGCCCTTCGCGTACATCGCGGCGCTGACGGCGATGTTCACGGTGGACGGGAACATCCACTGGGGCCGGCTGCTGCTGGTGACCGTCGCGATGGTCGGCCTGCGGACGTTCGCCATGGCCGCGAACCGGATCATCGACCGGGAGATCGACGCCCGCAACCCCCGTACGGCCCATCGCGAGCTGGTCACCGGCGCGATGAGCGTGAAGCACGCGTGGACGGGCGCGCTGGTCGCCCTGGTCTTCTTCCTCGGCGCCGCGGCCCTGCTCAACCCGCTGTGCCTGGCGCTGGCGCCCATCGCGGTCATCCCGATGGTCGTGTACCCGTACGGCAAGCGGTTCACGAACTTCCCGCAGGCCATCCTCGGTCTCGCGCAGGCGATGGGGCCGATCGGCGGCTGGCTGGCGATCACCGGTGAGTGGTCCTGGGACGCGGTGATCCTGGGCCTCGCGGTCGGCATCTGGATCGGCGGCTTCGACCTCATCTACGCCTGCCAGGACGTGAAGACGGACCGCGAGATCGGCGTCCTGTCGGTCCCGGCGCGCTTCGGCATCCCGGCGGCCGTCTGGGGCGCGCGCGTCTGCCACACCCTCACGACGGCGCTCTTCGTCTGGTACGCGCTGGCCACCGACGCGGGCACCTTCTTCTGGATCGGCCTGGTGATCGTCGCGGGCGCGTTCCTGTACGAGCACTCGATCGTCCGACCGCACGACCTCTCCCGGGTGAACCGCGCCTTCTTCAGCGTCAACGGCTTCATCGGCATCGCCCTGTTCGCGTGCGCGCTGCTCGATCTGCTGGTGCGCGGTCTGACCGTGTGA
- a CDS encoding UbiX family flavin prenyltransferase — protein MNAGETQRRPWIVGVSGASGTPYAAAVLRALLAAGESVDLVVSRASRLTLLDETGISFRDGHWQEDLREWLGRGADGKPGTFAVDVDDVRHWSAGDLAAGPSSGSYASKGMLIVPASTACVAGVALGLSKDLLQRAASVTLKERRRLVVAVRETPLNGQTLRHLVTLDDAGATVLPASPAFYAGATHIQDLVDFVAGRVLDAAGVGHTLYRRWEGELGGGSRTT, from the coding sequence GTGAACGCAGGAGAAACTCAGCGTCGGCCTTGGATCGTGGGGGTCTCCGGCGCGTCCGGAACGCCGTACGCGGCTGCCGTGCTGCGTGCCCTCCTCGCGGCCGGCGAGAGCGTCGACCTGGTCGTCTCGCGGGCCTCACGGCTCACACTGCTCGACGAGACCGGGATCAGCTTCCGGGACGGCCACTGGCAGGAGGACCTCCGGGAGTGGCTCGGCCGGGGGGCCGACGGCAAGCCCGGCACCTTCGCGGTGGACGTCGACGACGTACGGCACTGGAGCGCGGGGGACCTGGCGGCGGGGCCGTCGTCGGGCTCGTACGCCTCGAAGGGCATGCTGATCGTGCCCGCCTCCACCGCGTGCGTCGCCGGGGTCGCGCTCGGCCTCTCTAAGGACCTGTTGCAGCGCGCCGCGAGCGTCACGCTCAAGGAGCGGCGCAGGCTGGTCGTCGCCGTCCGCGAGACCCCGTTGAACGGGCAGACCCTGCGGCATCTGGTGACACTGGACGACGCGGGCGCGACCGTACTGCCGGCCTCCCCTGCGTTCTACGCGGGAGCGACCCACATCCAGGACCTGGTGGACTTCGTCGCCGGGCGCGTGCTGGACGCGGCGGGCGTCGGGCACACGCTCTACCGCCGCTGGGAGGGCGAACTCGGCGGCGGCTCACGCACGACCTGA
- a CDS encoding Lrp/AsnC family transcriptional regulator: MDAVDRQLIQALRENGRASYAELGRLVGLSGPSVTDRINRLEAAGVITGYRATVDATSLGLGVTALIGISLSDATDHEDVAHRLKDLNEIEDCWFIAGDDSYMLKVRAPDVDGLEKTIRRLSGTKGVSRTRTTIVLSTKWENRVGELPEEE; the protein is encoded by the coding sequence ATGGACGCGGTGGACAGGCAGCTCATCCAGGCCCTCAGGGAGAACGGCCGGGCCTCCTACGCGGAGCTGGGACGCCTCGTCGGTCTGTCGGGACCCAGCGTCACCGACCGCATCAACCGCCTGGAGGCCGCCGGTGTCATCACCGGCTACCGCGCGACGGTCGACGCGACCTCGCTCGGCCTCGGCGTCACCGCCCTCATCGGCATCTCGCTCTCCGACGCCACCGACCACGAGGACGTGGCGCACCGGCTCAAGGACCTCAACGAGATCGAGGACTGCTGGTTCATCGCCGGTGACGACTCCTACATGCTCAAGGTGCGGGCGCCCGACGTGGACGGTCTGGAGAAGACCATCCGGCGGCTGTCGGGGACGAAGGGCGTCTCCCGGACCCGTACGACCATCGTGCTCTCCACGAAGTGGGAGAACCGGGTGGGTGAGCTGCCCGAAGAGGAATAG
- the mqnE gene encoding aminofutalosine synthase MqnE produces MDVGLKRELEDKVRAGERLTREDGIALYESDDLAWLGGLAHEVRMRKNGDVVHFNVNRHLNMTNVCTASCAYCSFQRKPGEKDAYTMRIEEAVRLAKAMEGENLTELHIVNGLHPNLPWRYYPRSLSELKKALPDVSLKAFTATEIHHFETISGLSASEILDELIDAGLESLTGGGAEIFDWEIRQHIVDHRTHWEDWSRIHRLAHEKGLKTPCTMLYGHIEEPRHRVDHVLRLRELQDETGGFQVFIPLRYQHDFVDVKDGKVRNRLQARTQMATGAEALKTFAVSRLLFDNVPHVKVFWVMHGVQTAQLALQHGADDMDGSVVEYKITHDADNYGTPNKLTREDLLDLIRDAGFRPVERNTRYEIIREYDGPDAGRRESPQPMRV; encoded by the coding sequence ATGGATGTCGGGCTCAAGCGCGAGCTGGAGGACAAGGTCCGGGCCGGTGAGCGGCTGACCCGCGAGGACGGCATCGCGCTGTACGAGTCGGACGACCTGGCCTGGCTGGGCGGGCTCGCCCACGAGGTGCGGATGCGGAAGAACGGCGACGTCGTCCACTTCAACGTCAACCGCCACCTCAACATGACGAACGTGTGCACCGCGTCGTGCGCCTACTGCTCGTTCCAGCGCAAGCCGGGCGAGAAGGACGCGTACACGATGCGCATCGAGGAGGCCGTCCGTCTCGCCAAGGCGATGGAGGGCGAGAACCTCACCGAGCTGCACATCGTGAACGGCCTGCACCCGAACCTGCCGTGGCGCTACTACCCGCGCTCGCTCAGCGAACTGAAGAAGGCGCTCCCGGACGTCTCCCTGAAGGCCTTCACGGCCACGGAGATCCACCACTTCGAGACGATCAGCGGTCTGTCGGCGTCCGAGATCCTGGACGAGCTGATCGACGCGGGTCTGGAGTCGCTGACCGGTGGCGGCGCCGAGATCTTCGACTGGGAGATCCGGCAGCACATCGTCGACCACCGCACCCACTGGGAGGACTGGTCGCGCATCCACCGCCTCGCGCACGAGAAGGGTCTCAAGACCCCGTGCACGATGCTGTACGGGCACATCGAGGAGCCGCGTCACCGGGTCGACCACGTCCTGCGTCTCCGCGAGCTGCAGGACGAGACCGGCGGCTTCCAGGTCTTCATCCCGCTGCGCTACCAGCACGACTTCGTCGACGTGAAGGACGGCAAGGTCCGCAACCGCCTCCAGGCGCGGACGCAGATGGCGACCGGTGCGGAGGCGTTGAAGACCTTCGCGGTCTCACGGCTGCTGTTCGACAACGTGCCGCACGTCAAGGTCTTCTGGGTCATGCACGGTGTGCAGACCGCGCAACTGGCGCTTCAGCACGGTGCGGACGACATGGACGGGTCGGTCGTCGAGTACAAGATCACGCATGACGCGGACAACTACGGCACGCCGAACAAGCTGACTCGTGAGGATCTGCTCGACCTGATCCGTGACGCCGGGTTCCGTCCGGTCGAGCGGAACACTCGCTACGAGATCATTCGCGAGTACGACGGTCCGGACGCGGGGCGTCGCGAGTCGCCTCAGCCGATGAGGGTCTGA
- a CDS encoding GNAT family N-acetyltransferase, whose protein sequence is MALTFALDPAVTAEVRDGLLDLWTDVSNAGGAVGFVAPVDREVIRPELVKHFVAMAEGRARLLAGFDEEGKVAATAFLTFNTHRLMTHWVWLYTVMVHPKHQGKGYGRDLLAAAADAARTLDGIEAIRLTCRGGHGLERFYGSCGYKEVGRIPDAIRVAPGDDRDDVFMLLPLT, encoded by the coding sequence ATGGCCCTTACCTTCGCTCTCGATCCGGCTGTGACCGCCGAGGTTCGTGACGGTCTTCTCGATCTGTGGACGGACGTCTCCAACGCGGGAGGTGCCGTCGGGTTCGTGGCGCCGGTGGACCGCGAGGTGATCCGGCCGGAGCTGGTGAAGCACTTCGTGGCGATGGCGGAGGGCCGCGCCCGGCTCCTGGCCGGGTTCGACGAGGAGGGCAAGGTGGCCGCGACCGCCTTCCTCACCTTCAACACCCACCGGCTGATGACCCACTGGGTCTGGCTCTACACGGTGATGGTGCACCCGAAGCACCAGGGCAAGGGGTACGGCCGGGACCTGCTGGCCGCCGCCGCGGACGCGGCCCGCACCCTCGACGGCATCGAGGCGATCCGGCTCACCTGCCGGGGCGGGCACGGCCTGGAGCGGTTCTACGGCTCGTGCGGATACAAGGAGGTCGGCCGCATACCGGACGCGATACGCGTCGCGCCCGGCGACGACCGCGACGACGTTTTCATGCTGCTGCCGCTCACCTGA
- a CDS encoding DUF4229 domain-containing protein yields the protein MLRYTLMRLGILAGCLVVVWGLVYSGIAPRGLGDSNGMWIILLSLLISAPISFVVLRKERDRASIQIVERVDRVKSNLEANRSQEDDAADEVTRAQGQTS from the coding sequence ATGCTCCGCTACACACTGATGCGCCTGGGAATCCTGGCGGGCTGCCTCGTGGTCGTCTGGGGCCTCGTCTACTCCGGCATCGCCCCGCGCGGGCTCGGCGACTCGAACGGCATGTGGATCATCCTGCTCTCCCTGCTGATCTCGGCCCCCATCAGCTTCGTCGTCCTGCGCAAGGAGCGCGACCGCGCCTCGATCCAGATCGTCGAGCGCGTCGACCGCGTCAAGTCCAACCTGGAGGCCAACCGCAGCCAGGAGGACGACGCGGCGGACGAGGTGACACGGGCCCAGGGCCAGACGTCGTAA
- a CDS encoding TetR/AcrR family transcriptional regulator produces the protein MGAVKSKRMPRAVREQQMLDAAVQTFGQRGYRSASMDEIADLAGVSKPLVYLYLNSKEDLFTACIRREAAALTAAVRAGVQQDLPADRQLWDGLRAFFTHTAQNPDGWAVLHLQARTHGEPFAAEFAAMREEIVAFVTQLIVVAAREAHRDPSLPEREVAGLAEALVGAAESLAAWANATPGVSARQAATTLMNFAWAGLGGLMEGRPWSEHGSAQ, from the coding sequence ATGGGTGCAGTGAAGAGCAAGCGGATGCCACGTGCCGTGCGGGAACAGCAGATGCTGGACGCGGCGGTGCAGACCTTCGGGCAGCGGGGATACCGATCCGCGTCGATGGACGAGATCGCCGATCTGGCGGGTGTGTCCAAGCCGCTGGTCTATCTGTACCTGAACTCCAAGGAAGACCTCTTCACCGCGTGCATCCGGCGTGAGGCGGCCGCCCTGACCGCGGCCGTGCGTGCGGGTGTCCAGCAGGACCTGCCCGCCGACCGACAACTGTGGGACGGGCTGCGGGCGTTCTTCACGCACACCGCGCAGAACCCGGACGGCTGGGCCGTGCTGCACCTCCAGGCGCGTACGCACGGGGAGCCGTTCGCCGCGGAGTTCGCCGCGATGCGCGAGGAGATCGTCGCGTTCGTCACGCAGCTGATCGTGGTGGCCGCCCGTGAGGCGCACCGGGACCCGTCGCTGCCCGAGCGAGAGGTCGCCGGCCTCGCGGAAGCCCTCGTCGGCGCCGCCGAGTCCCTCGCCGCCTGGGCCAACGCCACCCCCGGCGTCTCAGCCCGGCAGGCCGCCACGACCCTGATGAACTTCGCCTGGGCGGGCCTGGGAGGCCTGATGGAGGGGAGACCCTGGTCGGAGCACGGGTCGGCCCAGTAG